The genome window CGCTCGGATTTCGATTACATTTGCATCGATTCCCCCGCAGGCATTGAGCGTGGTTTTCGCAATGCCATTGCTCCGGCAGATCAGGTGGTGGTGGTCACTAACCCCGAGGTCTCTGCTGTGCGGGATGCCGATCGGGTGATTGGTTTGGTGGAAGCCGAAGAAAAAGGACCTGCGAGGTTGATTCTTAACCGCGTTAATCCTGCTATGGTGAAACGCAACGAGATGCTTTCTCCAGAGGATGTTCTGGAACTGCTGGCAATCGATTTGCTGGGAATCGTCCCGGAGGATGAGAATGTGGTCATCAGTACCAACCGTGGACAACCCATTGCCCTCAACGGAAAAACGCGCGCCGGAGAAGCCTTTCACAATATAGCCCGGCGCTTGAACGGGGAAGATGTTCCTTTGATGAAACTGGATGACAAACAGGATTTCTTCAGCAAACTGGCAAGGATGATGCGTTCGGGAGGCAGTTGATATGGCAGGGTGGCTGGACTGGCTTATGGGGCAACGAAACAAAAGCGCCGATCAGGCTAAAGAGCGTCTCAAACTGGTCTTAATCAATGACCGCACCGATTTGTCTCCGGCACAGATGGAACAACTTAAGAATGATTTATTGGCGGTGATTGAACGCTATATTGCCATTGATCCAGCCCGGGTGCATATCACCATGTCTCAGGAAGGACGCGAACATCGCCTCCTCGCGGATATTCCCCTCAAGCCTGCCACCCGCAAGCGCTAGACAAGAGTCTTCCTGTGAAATTGCTTAAAGGTAATTTGTATGATTCAACGTGAGACATGGAAGCACTTTGACTACTGGCTTCTTGGTGCGGTAGTCATTCTTTCTGTCTTTGGCATTGCCATGATTCGTTCTGCCATTGCCGGGAATGAAGTGCTGGCAGAACTGGTTCAGCGCCAGACCATTTACGTCATCATCGGGTTTGTCGTTATCCTGTTCATGGCGTCTCTGGATTACCGTTATTTTTCTGCGCTCTCTCAGGTGCTTTATATTGGAGCCATTGTCTCGCTGTTAATTATTTTTGTTTTTGGAACGGCGTTTTTTGGCTCAGCACGCTGGCTGGATACGGGCTTAATTTTGATTCAGCCATCTGAACTGGCCAAAATTATCATGATTATTGTGCTGGCAGATTTCTTTGCCCGTACCCGTGACCGCAAGAAGGATTTGCGCTGGATTTTTCAGAGTTTTCTGCTCACGTTTGGGGTGGTCATCTGGATTTTGTTGCAACCAAATCTCTCCACTTCCATCGTAATCATGGTCATCTGGTTTTCCATGCTTTGGGTAAGCGGCTTACCGGTCAAATACTTGTGGATTTTGCTTGGGGTGAGTATTGTTCTATTGCTGGTAATTATCCTGATGCT of Anaerolinea thermophila UNI-1 contains these proteins:
- the minD gene encoding septum site-determining protein MinD — its product is MTASVITFTSGKGGVGKTTTTANVAVALALLGKKVVCIDGDIGLRNLDLVLGLENRIVYDVVDVVEGRCRLRQAMIRDKRLPELYLIPAAQTRDKNALSPSDMVRLCDELRSDFDYICIDSPAGIERGFRNAIAPADQVVVVTNPEVSAVRDADRVIGLVEAEEKGPARLILNRVNPAMVKRNEMLSPEDVLELLAIDLLGIVPEDENVVISTNRGQPIALNGKTRAGEAFHNIARRLNGEDVPLMKLDDKQDFFSKLARMMRSGGS
- a CDS encoding FtsW/RodA/SpoVE family cell cycle protein, translated to MIQRETWKHFDYWLLGAVVILSVFGIAMIRSAIAGNEVLAELVQRQTIYVIIGFVVILFMASLDYRYFSALSQVLYIGAIVSLLIIFVFGTAFFGSARWLDTGLILIQPSELAKIIMIIVLADFFARTRDRKKDLRWIFQSFLLTFGVVIWILLQPNLSTSIVIMVIWFSMLWVSGLPVKYLWILLGVSIVLLLVIILMLFSGQKIPFIEDYQLKRIVDFLFPDPNSRHGNIFNVQQALISIGSGGLFGSGYGHSTQVQLRFLKVRHTDFIFSAMAAEFGFVGTVVIILLLVFVIIRCFRAAAIAADPFGALIAYGFGVLLFFQMAVNIGVNLNVIPVTGLTLPFISYGGSSMLSLAFGIGLVESVVSRHKVLEF
- the minE gene encoding cell division topological specificity factor MinE; this encodes MAGWLDWLMGQRNKSADQAKERLKLVLINDRTDLSPAQMEQLKNDLLAVIERYIAIDPARVHITMSQEGREHRLLADIPLKPATRKR